Within the Gracilinema caldarium DSM 7334 genome, the region CAAGAGCAGATACAACCTGTCCTGTTTTTTGAAAAAGCCGGCTTTGCAACCGCAGCGATAGTTCTTTTGGACCTGGCGGTATCGGATCAGTTCCTAGTATAAGGAGCGCCTGGGTATATTCATGTTCACGGTACAAGGCATAGGAACTATAAGCGCGAACCAATGCAGATATATCTTCTCGGCCTTCTTTTTCAGCATGAATAAGCGCCTGTTCACCAAAGCGAATGGCATCATGCCAATCTTCCTGTTGTAATGCATACCATTGAAGCCGGCTTAATAATAAGGCCTTTTTATCGTTCAAACGTGGGATCGCATCGGATAGAATTTGCATCGCCTGCTTTTTATCACCCTGACGCCAACTAATTTCTGCAAGATAGATTGGCACATCTTGGGTTACATTTTCATTTTCTGCTATAGCCAGAACCCTGAGAAAATAGGACTTTGCTAAATCCAGCTTTCCTTCATAAAAAGTGGAAGAACCAACCTGAAACCAAAACATAGCAAGCGCTTTAGGATCACTTCGAAGTAAATTCTCCGATCTAACAATTATAGAGGCAACCTTATCATCATGCCCTTGTCGCTGCTCAAAACGTAAGAGGTATTGTAGTGCTTTGATAGCAATTTCTCGGTTACTAGAAACGCTTAACATATCTAAGAGAACGGTTCCCTTATCAATTTTGCCCTGAACCAGATAGGCTTCTGCTGTACGAAGAGCCAGGGATTCACGAATTTCTGGGTTCAGTCCTTCTGCTGGCAAAGATTCCCAAAGCTTGATCTGTTCATCATATTTACCAAGACGACCATACATTTCTGAAAGATAAACTAAAAGAGTTCCTTCTGTTTCAACTCTTAATGATTTTCGAAACCGTTCTGCATTGAGACATTCAAAAGCTTTCAAAGCCAGATCTGTATTATCAAGTGCAAGAGCAGCCTTGCCTTTGTACAGGAGCGCTTGTTGCTGGGTTTCATCATCAAGCTTGTTTAAATCAAGGTTTGATAGTAACTGTAAAGCCCGCACATAATTCTTAGCATCATAATCAATCAGAGCTTTCCAAAATGGGATATAGTGTATATATCTGCTAAAATGATATCGCTTTTCTATAACTTCAAAAGCCTGATAAGCTTCTTGATTGTTACCCATCCGATAAAGGATAACCGCTCTGTAATATCTTGCATCACCATTATAAGGAGAATCAGGCCATTTTTCTAATAGTTCATCAAATTGCTTCAATGCAAGTGATATATTACCTACTTTGAATCGGGCTTCGGCATTAAAAAACAGATCCCGATCCCAATTTTGAGCATAAAGGGATGTATTAGCTAAAAAGAGAATAACAAATAAAGATCTACTAAAAAAAGGAATTTTAAGTTTCATACAATTAAACAATATCCCATTTACCTAAAAGTTACAGAATCGATGGTGTAATTTAAAGACAGGGTGGTATCAAAGCAAAGCTTTCTATACCGAACACTAGTAACCAGATACTTTTATCGAGTAATCATAAAGGGATCGAATTGTTCGCTAAAAGGAATCCGAACGAGATGTACCTGATACCCCGGATAACGCCGTATAAAAGTATCAAAAGAGGTTTCGGCAGCACTCTCAAAAATTGAAACCTTAAAAATGCCATCTTCCGTAAAGTAAGGTACTAATGCCGCCACATGAAAATGCCGTCTGATGCCTTTTCCAGCTTCATAAGGTAGTTTAGTACCCGAAGGATACTGTCGCAGCACCGTAGGTCTATCAGTATTCACCGAAACAAGATACCACCATTGCGGATATCGTACTGCAAGACTGTACATGAGAGACGGGAGTCCCTCAATATTAAATCCTGCATTAGGTAAATAGGGGGGGAAAGAAACCTGTTCAGTTTTGTTATATTTTTTAAGTAAAAGCTGGGAAATATAAGAATCGGTAACATCAATTTCCTGTAAGGTAGCGTATTGAGGTGAACGGAGGATACGATTCGCCTGGAGCGCAAGGTTTCTCGTCCAATCGAGACCAAAAAAGGGATCCAGTAATTTTTCCACCGGCTCAGTAAAATTCGACCCCCGGTTCCCCACAGGCTGTTTCAGTTCATAAATTGTCAGTCCTTTACCTGTTACCGGTCGAAGCAGTCCATCAATAAGCCATTTGGTAAAACCTGAACAATTCACCCCCCAATCCTGTCCCTGTGGTACCAGGGTGGCAATGAATACGGGCTGTCCCTGTTCATCCAAAGCCCCATCGTCCCTATAGGTTAGTAGAGGCAAGTAGGTTCGCACCTGAGCCAAAAAGGACCTGAGGTCCCGGTATAAAGCGGGATCCACATTAAAATATATGGCTGGAAAATCTGTACCAAGGTTAGAAAGGATCTGTTGAAACGACAGGGCAGTAAAATCTTTCATGCTTAATGATGTGGGGCGGGCATATACCACATATCCATTATAGGCAACCACATCATAGACAATTTTATGGGAGCTTTGGGGCCGGAATTCTACATATACATAAGGATCGGAGCGTAGATAGAGCCGTATTTTTTTTAAGCTTCCGTCGCTGAGATTACGATACCATATCCAGGACCCCTGTACCCATCCGGGAGAGAGTCCTTGCCGTTCCCGGGCAAGCACCACAAGAACATCCGATCCCCCCCGTTCAACGCGAACCTCTACCAGCTCACCGGTTTCTAATGTAAATAGTTTGGATTGCTGTTTCAATACTTGAGCAATGGGGAGAGTAAACCATGAGTCAACGAGTTGACGTCTCAGGAATGCATCATCACTGATTTGAAAAAACGTAATATCTTTGGCACTATACGGAGCGGCTTGCAGATAGTGTAGCGGCACAATGCTGCTCAGCGCCCAGATCATAATAAGGGGTATATATTGATATTGATGTGTCATTCCTGACTTATAACTATGGAACATTTCTTTATAGCTATCGGCAAAAAAGTGAACTTAATCAAGAGAGACCGGTGCTACCGATGAACCGACTTGCAGTTCTACCGGCAGAATCAAATCTGAACAGGGGAGTCCACGCATAAGGTTAACCACAAGGGATGCCGCGGTCTGTCCCTTTTCATAACCCGGCTGACTTAAGGTTGTAAGGGGTGGGTTTAGAAGTTTCCCAAAAAAGATACCATCGAATCCTGCAACAGATATATCATGAGGAATATTAAGTTGTTGTTCATGACAGATTTGATAGACACCCAAAGCGGCTACATCACTGAGACAGACTACCGCAGAGGGTCGATGCTGTTCAGTAAGTACTGGCGTAAGAACAGCCACCGTAGATTCCACACTGGCATCCACCGGGTAAACCTGAATCTCATGTGATTCTCTACGAATGCCCCGTTCTTCCATGGCACGATATACCCCCTGGAGCCTGAGCTCGATGATTCGACTCCGAATCCCATCAGGGGAGTCCACTAACACCTGGTGAAGGTTTTTAAGACTTACCACAGCAATATACCGATGTCCCATATCCAACACATGGGACATAAGCTGATAGGCCGCATCTTTATCATCAATACCCACATTGACGGAACCAACAAGCCCAGCACCATCTACAGTAACAAAGGGTATTTGCCTTTTTCGTATCAGTGAGAGGATCTCATTATCTGGTTCAATTCCAATGGTGATAATACCATCGACCAGGGCAGTACGAACTGTATGGGAAAGAAGCCCCTTAACAGGGGGTAATATGGTCAGGGATAGATCTTCACCGTGACATACCGTACCAATACCTTGGAGGACTTCGAACATATAGGGATTTTTAAAGGCTTCCTGAATTGGATCAGGTAGTAACAGGCCGATGGCACCAACTTGTTTTGTTGTCAGAGTCCTCGCAAGGGGATCCGGTATATAATTCAGTTCTTCAGCAACCTGTAACACCCGGTCACGGGTTTCTTCAGAAATTTTCCAAGGCGCATTAAATGCAAAAGATACGGTAGCTTTGGAGACCTGAGCTTTTTCGGCAATATCTTTGATAGTGATGCGTCTGGTTGATCTACTCATGATTCAGTACCCATAACAGGTCACAGGGCAGCAGTTCAAGGGCTTCTCCTAATAAAATAAGCCTGCCTGATAAGAGATCCTCACCATTTCTACCTGCAAGCAGATGATTCAGGCGATCCTGGGGAATCGTAACGGGATATTCAGAGAAATTACCAATAACCGAAAGGAGTTGTCCCGATCTTTGCTTATGGAAAACCAGCACCGAAGGATGTCCAGAATCGGCTACGGTGAGCCCCTGGGTGCCAAAAACCTTATAAGCCTTCCGCTGGGAAACAAGGCGCTGCATAGCAGTAAATACCCGGCCCTCTACAGTGGACGTATCATGCCGCTTTTTATAAGCCTCCTCCGACCAGAGGGGACGATGGACCCAGCGGCTGTCCTTAGCCTGTGCCGGATCTTCCGCATACTCGTAACGATTCAGGGCAGCCACCTCATCCCCCAGATAAATCAAGGGGATTCCACCGGCAGCAAAGGCGATACCATATAGCAGTATAAGCCGTCGAATGGCCCGGTCCAGATCTTTCCCGGTCCCCTCATCCAGAGCCTGTTCGATACCTGCCAGGGATGCGGCGGTCCCGCAGATGCGGCGATCCCCGGTGACTGGATTGTACTGAAAACTCACGCCCCGGCTAAAGGACCCTGGAAATTCACCCATGTAAAAAGCATTGAGAAAGTCCCGGTGATCCTTGCCCTTAATCCCCAATTCCGCCGCATCCTCATCGGCAAAGGTCCAGCCAATATCATCATGACAACGGACATAGTTAATCCAGGCACAGCCTTCAGGAAGATGATGCCGCTTACGCAGAGACAATGCCAGCAAACGGACTTCTTTAGTAGCAGAAGCTTCCCAAAGTTCCGCCATCAGCAGAGGATTGTAAGAAATCTGGCATTCCCGCAAATCAATATATTTTTCGATATCATCGGGATGTACAATTGCCTCAGATTTAAAAAGGAGTGACGGAGCCACCAACCGACTCGCACATTGGAAGGCCTGAATAAGGGTATGGGCTTCTTCCAGGTTTTCACAATTGGTGCCCGCTTTTTTCCAGATAAAGGCCACTGCATCAAGCCTGAGGATGGAAATGCCTGCATTGGCCAGGAAGAGCATTTCCTGAACCATGGCATCGAAGACTTCCGGATTCCGGTAGTTAAGATCCCACTGATAGGAATGGAAGGTGGTCCAAACCCATTTCTGCAGTTCTTCGTTAAAAGTAAAGGAACCCTTGCGTACCTCAGGGAAAATGTCCCTGAGGTGCGCCTGGTATTTCTGTGTCTCCCCATAATCTGAAAAGAGCCAGTAGAAATCCTGATATTTTTTATCCCCAGATTTTGCCTTCAGGGCCCATTCGTGTTCATCCGAGGTGTGGTTAAATATAAAATCGGCTACCAGGGCAATGCCATGCTCAGAGAATTCTCGGGCCAGTTGAGAAAGATCATCCATTGTCCCCAGTTTTGGATCAGTCTCCCGATAGCTTGAAACCGCATAGCCACCATCGTTTTCCGGTTGGGGACAACGGAAAAAAGGCATGAGATGCAGATAGGTAACCCCCAGCTCCTTGAGATAGGGTAAGCGATCCCGAAGGCCATGAAAGGTACCGGCGAAACGGTCCACATAAGCAACCGCTCCGACCTGCTTTTCAGAAAGGAACCAGCCCGACTCGGGGGGATACTGGCGGTCCAGTTCTTTTAAATAGGCTGGTCTATCAGTAAAGGCATTAAACAGGTTAGCTATGATGGTCTCGACCTGATAGGCAAAATCGGGCCGTGTACCATATAGGCGCCATAAGAGCTCAGCAAAACGTTGAAATTCCTTCTCCAGCCGATCATGAAATTCGGCCCAGCCAGCCTGTTTGGTTAAACCTCGGCTGGCCCACCGCTCGAGGCACTGGAGAAAGAGGGCTTTCCATAAACCTTCCATCATTACATTCCTATTTAAAAAATGACCATTATTTTATTGACCCGGCAATCATTCCTTTAACAATATATTTCTGTGCGAAAAGGAAGAAGATAATAACCGGTATCATAGCAAGCAGTATGGCAGTTAAAATAAGGTCCCATTGCTTTACAAAGGCTCCGGCAAAATTGGAAACCGCCAGCGGCAGCGTCATAATGGCATTTCCCTTACCCAAGACCAGCAACGGTAAAAGGTAATCATTCCATATCCAGATGCCATTTAAAACCATAACTGTCGCCTGTATTGGCGTAAGGATGGGGAAAATGATTTCATAAAAGATCTGATACCGATGACAGCCGTCGATGGTGGCAGCTTCTTCCAGTTCCAGAGGGATACCCTTAATAAATCCGTGGAACATAAAAATAGAAAGGGAAGCGCCAAAGCCTATATAGGCTAAAATAATACCCTGGTAGGTTCTGAGTAAGGGAATACCCGTTGCCTGGGTTGTCATTCTAAACCAGCTTAAAAGAGGAAACATAACAATCTGAAAGGGAATAACCATAGCTGCAACAAAAATGAAAAAGATAACATTGCTCACCACATTCTTAGTGCGCACTAAAGCCCAGCCAGCCTGAGCAGAAAGCAGATTGATAAGCATGAGGGACAGGGCAGTGATAATTGCTGAGGAAACTAAGGAGCTAGGATAACGGACTGCTATACTTGTCCAAATCTTTACCACATTCGAAATCAGGTTACTCCATTGAGTCGGCCAAACAAGCGGGTATTGGGTTACTTCAAAGGCAGTCTTTGCCGAATTGATGACAACTAGATAGAAGGGAAACATGAACAGAATAAAAAAAGTGGCCGTAAAAAGTTCAGCAATAAAAATACCAATTCGTCTGTTCGTCATAATTCAATTTCCTTCTTTTTATTAACATAGACCTGGATAATCGAAATGATTGCCAGCACCAGGAAGAAAACCACCGCCCGGGCCTGGCCCTGGGCCAGATTATTGGAAATAAAGGCTGTATTGTAGATATTGAGGGCAATCAGTTCCGTCCCAAGAATAGGCTTCCCCAAAAGCATAGTAGAAGGACCGCCGGATGTTAGGGAAACATTGACATCAAACTGTTTAAAGGAGTTTACCAGGGTCAGGAACATGGTCACCGTAAAAGCCTGGGCTGCCATCGGGATGGTAATTGCCTTAAGCCTGATCCAGGGAGTGGCTCCATCAATTTTTGCAGCTTCATGTAATTCCTGAGGTACATTTTCGATAGCGGCGATATAGATCATCATAATATATCCCGCATACTGCCAGGTTCCTACAATTACCATGGCAACTAAGGCGGAGGTGTTTTTACTCAGCATGAGATTATTAGGATCAGAAAGAAATTGTAATGCTGGTATGAGATTCCCCAGAGAGGGAATCGCATTGTTAAATATAAATTGCCAGATATAACCAAGAATAAGCCCGCCAATGAGGTTCGGAACAAAAAATCCCACCCGGTAGATATGCTTGAACCGCAAATCGCTCGTTACAAGCAGAGCCAGTGAAAAGGCTACCAGGTTGATGAAAAACATGTTAAGGACCGTATACACAAAGGTGATCCCAAAGGAATATAGAAAAGATGGATCCTGAAAACTTTTAATAAAATTTTCAAAACCAATAAATCGGAATCCTCCATCAAGCTTCGCAGAGCTTGACCAGTTGGTAAAGGCATAAAAAGAACCCATAAAGAAGGGAATTACCATTACCATAAGAAATGCAAACAAAACCGGCGCTAAGAACAGCCAGAACACCAGATTAGCTTCGCTTTTTTTCGTCATCATGCCCCCCAGACTTGGCAATGAAACAAGAATGGCTACAGGTTCATCCTGTAGCCATGATTTAAACCCTTAGGAGTTGCCTGTATACGGCATTACAATGAGCAGCCCTTCATAGGGCTGTCCTTCTCTAAGGGCTTATTTCTGTGCATTATCCTTGAAAGCCTTAGCCATCAAATCGATAAACTGCTGTTTGGTGATCTGACTGGCAGCGAACTGGTTGTAGATCGGAGTCAGCACCTTGTCGCGGAAATCACCGGAGAAGTAGTACTGGTTCCAAGAATAGACCTTGCCGGCAGCGGCCCACTGTTGTACAGACTTGGAAAGCTGTCCATCGGGGTTAAGATCAATACCGGAAAAGGCAGGGATCATGCCTGCTTCTTTGACCATATAATTATGTCCTTCAGGGGTGCTTACCAGATCATTCAGGAACTTTTTGGCCATAGCAAGGTTCTTGGAGTCCTTATTGATGGCATAGAAAGAAGGAGCCGCAACAAAGATACCGTCGGTAGCTTGTTCCATGGAACCATGGGGAGCGAAGGCCATCTTAAAGGTTGCATTGGCAGCCTTCATGTTGGGATCGGTCCAGTTTCCCTGATGCAGGAATGCGGCTTTACCGGTGGCAAAGGCACCAACCTGAGCATCATAGTTACCGGTAAGAAGAACCGTCTTATCAGCATACTTAAAGAGCAGCTCTACCCAGTCGGCATATTCCTTAAGCCGCTGCATATCCACATCACCTTTGAGAAGTGCATTGACTACAGAGAGATCCCCATAGGGAAGCCCGTTGGAAAGGAGGCTGTTGAAGTTATGATGAGCAGTAACCCAACCCATTTCTACAGCAGCAGCCATGGATACAACAGAATTAATTCCCAATTCCTTTTTCATAGAATCAAGTTTTGCAAAGGCCTTCCGATATCCATCGAGATTTACAAGGGTTGCAGGATCAATACCAGCTTTAGCAAGCATATCCGCATTATAAGCCATACCCCAGCCTTCTACAGCCACAGGGAAACCATATACCTTGCCATTGTATTTGAATGCAACGGAGGTCTTGGAAACCCAGGGTTCACTAGAAAGATCGAGAATGGAGCCTTCCCACTCTTTGTATGCCTCAAGACCATCAAAGGCGAAAATGTCGGGCATATCTCCAGCGGCATAATCGGCTTTGAGCTGGGGACCCATACCACCGGAAGTACCACCAATTGATTTAATGGTTACGGTTACCCCATTTTTATCTCCCCAAAGTTTTGCATAAGCCTTGAGTTGGGCATCAATTTCAGGCTTATTTTGCATCAGGGTTAAAGTTTTTGGCGCGGGCTTCTGGCAAGAAACAAACAACATGCCAACAACAGCGGCGACAACCACTAAAGCAGTGACTGCCTTCAACATCTTTTTCATTTTCATACGTATTCCTCCTGGAAAATGCTTTTAACCGGTTTATTTAACCGGTTAAACATAGCATAACACAGATTCTTTTCTTGTCAAGTGGAAAAATAATTTTTATTGGTATGTAAACAGAGAAGGTACCCCCCTGGACTACAAAATAAGTCAAGATAGTATACGCCAATGAGAATGCGTTATTTGTCAACATAGATATCGCCTTTTTAATGATGCTGTGCGTTCAGCGCCACTCGGTCACAATGGACCCAATCTTTAAGGTATGACCGTATTTCTAGTCGAAAGAGTCGTGCATACTTAAGAGTCTTATTACGTTTTCTAAAGAGTTCTTTTTCAATACCCTAGTGGCGCTGATCAGGTGTCACATAGCCAATTCCAGAATTTCGGTGCTGAGTATTGTACCAGTGAACAAAATCGGCAAACCCCTCTTGTGCATGCTCTTGCGAGGTAAAATAGCGAGAATATAAAGGCACATATTTTGCGGTTTTAAATAAAGCCTCACTATAGGCATTATCATTTGATACACGGGGACGCGAATAGGAAGGAATGACTCTACATGCGAGCCTGTAACAATTTTTGTGTAAACGGCTATACTACAAGAAGGAGTACGTATGGCCATTACCAAAGAAGTTCTGGATGAATTAATGAAAGAGTATCGAGGTCCTGATGATCTCATAGGTCCCGACGGCCTGCTGAAGCAGTTAACCAAAGCCCTGATAGAGCGGTCCATGGGAGCAGAGCTCACTGAACATGTGGGCTACGAAAAGCATGACCAGGGTGAAAAACCAACGACTAACCGACGGAACGGGAAAACGAAAAAGACCCTTAGAACCGATCAGGGGCCAATAGAAATCGAGGTCCCACGAGATCGGGATGGCACCTTTGAACCAGCTATCGTCCCCAAACATCAACGGGAGTTTAAAGGCTTTGATGACAAAATCCTGTCCATGTACGCTCGAGGGATGACGACCCGAGAAATTGCAGGACACCGGAAAGCAGTAGCTGCGGACCTTAAAAGATTTACACCGCCGCAAGTGAAACTGCCGCAGAAGAGGAACTCACCCAATTTGCCTAGCGGTGGGATGCCAAATACCCCACGATTGCTCGATCATGGAAAATGCGATGGGTAGAAATAGTGCCATTTTTTAAATACCCGGAACCAATACACAAAGTGATCTACACCACGAATGCAATTGAATCATTACATTACTCAATCCGAAGAATCACTAAAAACAGGTTGAGCTGTAGGGCTAAAAAACTCATTAAGATAAACAATAGTGTCATAACTTGCTCCACCTAAAACCAATACCTTTTTCATATTCTATTCCTCCTATTTACATTTCTGCTCAATATCTCATAAGCATTTCAAGTCTACTTTCTTAGAAAAATCAGGGGGATACTCTATAGAGGATCTCCGGAAAACCGGTGTAGGGGTTGCAAAATCAATACACAAAATATGTCCTGCCAGTGGCCCCTGTGTTAACACGATAGAGATCGTACTACAGTACGATCCTGTAGCCTGGGAAATATAAGGAGAAGAAAAATAATGAGCAGATCCGGCTTTTATATACAGAAAATAGTCTTTTTCACTGTGATCGTCTCCACATTTTGCAGGCTTAAAAAGGGCGTTTTTAATTTTTAGCCCAGGACGAAAATGGGTCTCAGAAATCTGTACACCAGTTTCTGAAAGTATATACAGACATTCAATTTGTTCATCGATAGCCAACAGATTATGCAGCAATACATCAGTATCTAATTCAACACATTCCATTTCTACAATCATAGCCATATGTTTTGCTTCGTTGATGAGATAATTGCTTTTTGCTTTTGCAAGTTGAATACATTGGCTCCTATACTTTCCAGAAATTTCTGATACCATCCTAAGAGTCTCCTTGGTTTTTAATAATTGGCCATCTGATAATTCCGCCATTGGATGTGATATTAAAAAGCCCTGGATAACATCAATACCACAATCAAGGGCATTGTAGAGTTGCGGTACAGTTTCAACTCCTTCAAGAAGTGGCAAGGATCCAAGACTGGCAATAAGGTTCACCAGACCTTCAAGTACCGATTTGCCGTAGGTTTCGGAATACATGGGGGCATGGAATAAGGTTCGGGATATTTTGATAACTTCAGGCTGAATCATAAACAGCCGCTCTATATTAGAAGCAGCTTCCCCAAAGTCATCTATAGCGAATAAAAATCCCTTCTTGCGATATGTTTCCACAAAAGAAAGCAGTTCCTCATACTGTTGGACCTGTCGCTCTACCAATTCGATTACTATGTTTTCAGGTGGTATTCCTGCACTTTTTACCATTTCTAAAAAAAATCCCGAACCATTAACACCATTATTTAATAATGTCACGTCAAAATTGAGAAACAATAGGCTTTCAGGATGTTTTTTATAATAAGATTTCCATGAATGAAGTGCATTGTACCGACAGGCCCGGTCAAGCTGGACAATAGTATTTTCGAAACTTGCTATTTCATGAAGTTTCTCATACCCAAGAGTGTGACCACTGGATGGTTCCCTGCCCCGACTTAAAGCCTCGAATCCCAATATGCTTTTTCGCTTTAAGGATACAATTGGCTGAAACAGAGTATGCAGGTTTTTAGATGCAATATAGGTTTCAATTTCCATTGATTAATCGCCCAGATACGAAAAGTTTGAAAGGTATTGTAGATCCACATCTGCACAAACAACACCATTAAATCTATCTTCATACAAGAGGGGGATTGAAACCGTTATACAAAGGGCTTTGGTTG harbors:
- a CDS encoding LacI family DNA-binding transcriptional regulator encodes the protein MSRSTRRITIKDIAEKAQVSKATVSFAFNAPWKISEETRDRVLQVAEELNYIPDPLARTLTTKQVGAIGLLLPDPIQEAFKNPYMFEVLQGIGTVCHGEDLSLTILPPVKGLLSHTVRTALVDGIITIGIEPDNEILSLIRKRQIPFVTVDGAGLVGSVNVGIDDKDAAYQLMSHVLDMGHRYIAVVSLKNLHQVLVDSPDGIRSRIIELRLQGVYRAMEERGIRRESHEIQVYPVDASVESTVAVLTPVLTEQHRPSAVVCLSDVAALGVYQICHEQQLNIPHDISVAGFDGIFFGKLLNPPLTTLSQPGYEKGQTAASLVVNLMRGLPCSDLILPVELQVGSSVAPVSLD
- a CDS encoding alpha-amylase family protein, with the protein product MMEGLWKALFLQCLERWASRGLTKQAGWAEFHDRLEKEFQRFAELLWRLYGTRPDFAYQVETIIANLFNAFTDRPAYLKELDRQYPPESGWFLSEKQVGAVAYVDRFAGTFHGLRDRLPYLKELGVTYLHLMPFFRCPQPENDGGYAVSSYRETDPKLGTMDDLSQLAREFSEHGIALVADFIFNHTSDEHEWALKAKSGDKKYQDFYWLFSDYGETQKYQAHLRDIFPEVRKGSFTFNEELQKWVWTTFHSYQWDLNYRNPEVFDAMVQEMLFLANAGISILRLDAVAFIWKKAGTNCENLEEAHTLIQAFQCASRLVAPSLLFKSEAIVHPDDIEKYIDLRECQISYNPLLMAELWEASATKEVRLLALSLRKRHHLPEGCAWINYVRCHDDIGWTFADEDAAELGIKGKDHRDFLNAFYMGEFPGSFSRGVSFQYNPVTGDRRICGTAASLAGIEQALDEGTGKDLDRAIRRLILLYGIAFAAGGIPLIYLGDEVAALNRYEYAEDPAQAKDSRWVHRPLWSEEAYKKRHDTSTVEGRVFTAMQRLVSQRKAYKVFGTQGLTVADSGHPSVLVFHKQRSGQLLSVIGNFSEYPVTIPQDRLNHLLAGRNGEDLLSGRLILLGEALELLPCDLLWVLNHE
- a CDS encoding carbohydrate ABC transporter permease; the protein is MTNRRIGIFIAELFTATFFILFMFPFYLVVINSAKTAFEVTQYPLVWPTQWSNLISNVVKIWTSIAVRYPSSLVSSAIITALSLMLINLLSAQAGWALVRTKNVVSNVIFFIFVAAMVIPFQIVMFPLLSWFRMTTQATGIPLLRTYQGIILAYIGFGASLSIFMFHGFIKGIPLELEEAATIDGCHRYQIFYEIIFPILTPIQATVMVLNGIWIWNDYLLPLLVLGKGNAIMTLPLAVSNFAGAFVKQWDLILTAILLAMIPVIIFFLFAQKYIVKGMIAGSIK
- a CDS encoding sugar ABC transporter permease → MMTKKSEANLVFWLFLAPVLFAFLMVMVIPFFMGSFYAFTNWSSSAKLDGGFRFIGFENFIKSFQDPSFLYSFGITFVYTVLNMFFINLVAFSLALLVTSDLRFKHIYRVGFFVPNLIGGLILGYIWQFIFNNAIPSLGNLIPALQFLSDPNNLMLSKNTSALVAMVIVGTWQYAGYIMMIYIAAIENVPQELHEAAKIDGATPWIRLKAITIPMAAQAFTVTMFLTLVNSFKQFDVNVSLTSGGPSTMLLGKPILGTELIALNIYNTAFISNNLAQGQARAVVFFLVLAIISIIQVYVNKKKEIEL
- a CDS encoding ABC transporter substrate-binding protein; the protein is MKMKKMLKAVTALVVVAAVVGMLFVSCQKPAPKTLTLMQNKPEIDAQLKAYAKLWGDKNGVTVTIKSIGGTSGGMGPQLKADYAAGDMPDIFAFDGLEAYKEWEGSILDLSSEPWVSKTSVAFKYNGKVYGFPVAVEGWGMAYNADMLAKAGIDPATLVNLDGYRKAFAKLDSMKKELGINSVVSMAAAVEMGWVTAHHNFNSLLSNGLPYGDLSVVNALLKGDVDMQRLKEYADWVELLFKYADKTVLLTGNYDAQVGAFATGKAAFLHQGNWTDPNMKAANATFKMAFAPHGSMEQATDGIFVAAPSFYAINKDSKNLAMAKKFLNDLVSTPEGHNYMVKEAGMIPAFSGIDLNPDGQLSKSVQQWAAAGKVYSWNQYYFSGDFRDKVLTPIYNQFAASQITKQQFIDLMAKAFKDNAQK
- a CDS encoding EAL domain-containing protein: MEIETYIASKNLHTLFQPIVSLKRKSILGFEALSRGREPSSGHTLGYEKLHEIASFENTIVQLDRACRYNALHSWKSYYKKHPESLLFLNFDVTLLNNGVNGSGFFLEMVKSAGIPPENIVIELVERQVQQYEELLSFVETYRKKGFLFAIDDFGEAASNIERLFMIQPEVIKISRTLFHAPMYSETYGKSVLEGLVNLIASLGSLPLLEGVETVPQLYNALDCGIDVIQGFLISHPMAELSDGQLLKTKETLRMVSEISGKYRSQCIQLAKAKSNYLINEAKHMAMIVEMECVELDTDVLLHNLLAIDEQIECLYILSETGVQISETHFRPGLKIKNALFKPAKCGDDHSEKDYFLYIKAGSAHYFSSPYISQATGSYCSTISIVLTQGPLAGHILCIDFATPTPVFRRSSIEYPPDFSKKVDLKCL